A stretch of Heptranchias perlo isolate sHepPer1 chromosome 1, sHepPer1.hap1, whole genome shotgun sequence DNA encodes these proteins:
- the ostc gene encoding oligosaccharyltransferase complex subunit ostc → METVFGLPFALLQCPNVKLKKPGWLHMPSAMTVYALVIISYFLITGGIIYDVIVEPPSVGSMTDEHGHQRPVAFLAYRVNGQYIMEGLASSFLFTMGGLGFIILDRSNAPNIPKLNRFLLLFIGFVSVLLSFFMARVFMRMKLPGYLMG, encoded by the exons ATGGAGACGGTGTTCGGGCTGCCGTTCGCGCTGCTCCAATGTCCCAATGTGAAGCTGAAGAAGCCGGGCTGGCTCCACATGCCGTCCGCCATGACCGTGTACGCGCTGGTTATCATTTCCTACTTCCTCATCACCGGCG GTATCATTTATGATGTCATTGTGGAACCTCCAAGTGTAGGATCAATGACAGATGAACATGGCCACCAGAGGCCAGTAGCCTTCTTAGCATACAG AGTGAATGGACAGTACATTATGGAAGGTCTTGCTTCTAGTTTTCTGTTTACAATGGGAGGTCTAGGGTTCATAATCTTGGATCGCTCAAACGCACCCAACATTCCGAAGCTGAACAGATTCCTGCTTCTATTCATTGGTTTCGTCAGTGTCCTGTTGAGTTTCTTCATGGCGCGAGTCTTCATGAGAATGAAACTGCC ggGTTACTTGATGGGTTAG